The following proteins are co-located in the Pseudoalteromonas sp. N1230-9 genome:
- a CDS encoding co-chaperone GroES: MNIRPLHDRVIVKRLEEETKSAGGIVLTGSAAEKSTRGEVIAVGNGRILDNGEVRALEVKAGDTVLFGSYVEKTEKIEGQEYLIMREDNILGIVG, from the coding sequence ATGAACATTCGCCCTTTACATGATCGCGTCATCGTTAAGCGTCTAGAAGAAGAAACTAAGTCTGCTGGCGGTATTGTATTAACTGGCTCTGCAGCTGAAAAATCAACGCGCGGAGAAGTAATCGCTGTTGGTAATGGCCGTATTTTAGACAACGGTGAAGTAAGAGCTCTAGAAGTAAAAGCTGGTGACACAGTGCTATTCGGCTCATACGTTGAAAAAACTGAAAAGATCGAAGGTCAAGAGTACCTGATCATGCGTGAAGACAACATTCTAGGCATTGTAGGCTAA
- the groL gene encoding chaperonin GroEL (60 kDa chaperone family; promotes refolding of misfolded polypeptides especially under stressful conditions; forms two stacked rings of heptamers to form a barrel-shaped 14mer; ends can be capped by GroES; misfolded proteins enter the barrel where they are refolded when GroES binds), which produces MAAKEVLFAGDARGKMLTGVNILANAVKVTLGPKGRNVVLDKSFGAPVITKDGVSVAKEIELEDKFENMGAQMVKEVASKANDAAGDGTTTATVLAQAIVNEGLKAVAAGMNPMDLKRGIDKAVIAAVEELKALSVPCADTKAIAQVGTISANSDKEIGDIIAQAMEKVGRDSGVITVEEGQSLENELDVVEGMQFDRGYLSPYFINNAEKGAVELDSPYILLVDKKVSNIRELLPTLEAVAKASKPLLIIAEDLEGEALATLVVNNMRGIVKVSAVKAPGFGDRRKAMLQDIAVLTGGTVISEEIGLELEKATIEDLGTAKRVVITKDDTTIIDGAGEEDGINGRVAQIKAQIEEATSDYDKEKLQERMAKLAGGVAVIKVGAATEIEMKEKKDRVEDALHATRAAVEEGVVPGGGVALVRAASKLAELLGDNEDQSHGIKVALRAMEAPLRQIVTNAGDEASVVVNSVKGGEGNYGYNAASGEYNDMIEMGILDPTKVTRSALQYAASIAGLMITTEAMVAEIPKDEPAAPDMGGMGGMGGMGGMM; this is translated from the coding sequence ATGGCAGCAAAAGAAGTACTTTTTGCAGGTGACGCACGTGGCAAAATGCTAACTGGCGTAAATATTTTAGCAAACGCAGTAAAAGTAACTTTAGGTCCTAAAGGCCGTAACGTTGTATTAGACAAATCATTCGGCGCGCCAGTCATCACTAAAGATGGTGTATCAGTAGCTAAAGAGATCGAGCTTGAAGACAAATTCGAAAACATGGGCGCACAAATGGTTAAAGAAGTAGCGTCTAAAGCGAATGACGCTGCAGGTGACGGTACAACAACTGCGACAGTATTAGCTCAAGCTATCGTAAACGAAGGCTTAAAAGCGGTTGCAGCGGGTATGAACCCAATGGACCTTAAGCGCGGTATCGACAAAGCAGTCATTGCAGCAGTTGAAGAGCTTAAAGCGCTTTCTGTTCCTTGTGCAGACACGAAAGCGATTGCACAAGTAGGTACTATTTCTGCTAACTCTGACAAAGAAATCGGTGACATCATTGCACAAGCAATGGAAAAAGTGGGCCGTGACTCAGGTGTTATCACAGTTGAAGAAGGTCAGTCGTTAGAAAACGAACTAGACGTAGTTGAAGGTATGCAGTTTGACCGTGGTTACCTGTCTCCTTACTTCATCAACAACGCTGAAAAAGGTGCGGTAGAGCTAGACAGCCCTTACATTCTACTTGTAGACAAAAAAGTATCTAACATTCGTGAGCTACTACCTACATTAGAAGCGGTTGCTAAAGCGAGCAAGCCACTACTTATCATTGCTGAAGACCTTGAAGGTGAAGCACTTGCAACACTTGTAGTAAATAACATGCGCGGTATCGTTAAAGTGTCTGCGGTTAAAGCACCTGGTTTTGGCGACCGTCGTAAAGCGATGCTGCAAGACATCGCAGTATTAACCGGCGGTACTGTCATTTCTGAAGAAATCGGTTTAGAGCTTGAAAAAGCAACAATCGAAGACCTAGGTACAGCGAAGCGCGTTGTGATCACTAAAGATGACACAACGATCATCGACGGTGCAGGTGAAGAAGACGGCATCAATGGCCGTGTTGCACAAATCAAAGCACAAATCGAAGAAGCAACGTCTGACTACGATAAAGAGAAACTGCAAGAGCGTATGGCTAAACTAGCTGGCGGTGTTGCAGTAATCAAAGTTGGCGCAGCGACTGAAATCGAAATGAAAGAGAAGAAAGATCGTGTTGAAGATGCACTACACGCAACTCGCGCAGCGGTTGAAGAAGGTGTAGTACCAGGTGGTGGTGTTGCACTAGTACGCGCAGCAAGCAAACTTGCTGAACTACTTGGTGACAATGAAGACCAAAGCCATGGTATTAAAGTTGCACTACGAGCGATGGAAGCACCACTTCGTCAAATCGTGACTAACGCAGGCGATGAAGCATCTGTTGTTGTTAACTCAGTAAAAGGTGGTGAAGGTAACTACGGTTACAATGCAGCATCAGGCGAGTACAACGACATGATTGAGATGGGTATCTTAGACCCAACTAAAGTAACGCGTTCTGCACTACAGTACGCAGCTTCAATCGCGGGTCTTATGATCACAACTGAAGCAATGGTTGCTGAGATCCCTAAAGATGAACCAGCTGCTCCAGACATGGGCGGTATGGGCGGCATGGGTGGTATGGGCGGCATGATGTGA
- a CDS encoding XRE family transcriptional regulator, whose protein sequence is MTALREKLNLSQQEFADKIGITQGALSQLESGKSTLSLSTITKISQVFNVDCNWLILGIEGYDDSHFQSYQKVLETSFIPLVKEEAHAGYIDQCNDEGYIKTLDVYKIPGFENGNYRLFEVEGDSMLPTIRPRETVITEQVKDITQLENGSICVVVTKDGIVAKRLFRHDTNPVSYLFKSDNPEYKTYSIQGDDILEIWHVKAKISSITDQESYIQNQRFQSIENEIRQLKEHISRVLPPQT, encoded by the coding sequence GTGACAGCTCTACGCGAAAAATTGAACCTTTCTCAACAAGAGTTTGCGGATAAAATAGGCATAACTCAAGGTGCTTTATCGCAATTAGAATCTGGCAAGTCGACCTTATCTCTCAGTACGATTACTAAAATCAGTCAAGTGTTTAATGTTGACTGTAATTGGCTTATTTTGGGAATAGAGGGGTATGATGATTCGCATTTTCAGAGCTATCAAAAAGTTTTAGAGACTTCATTCATTCCACTTGTAAAGGAAGAGGCGCATGCTGGTTATATAGACCAATGCAATGATGAAGGTTACATCAAAACTTTAGATGTCTATAAAATTCCAGGATTTGAAAATGGTAACTATCGACTCTTTGAAGTAGAAGGCGACAGCATGTTACCCACTATTCGCCCGAGAGAAACGGTTATCACTGAGCAAGTGAAAGACATTACACAGTTAGAAAACGGTTCTATATGTGTTGTTGTCACTAAGGATGGCATTGTTGCTAAGCGCCTGTTCCGTCATGACACAAACCCTGTCAGTTATTTATTTAAGAGTGATAACCCTGAATACAAAACATACTCTATTCAGGGAGATGATATTTTAGAGATCTGGCATGTGAAGGCAAAGATAAGCTCAATAACTGATCAGGAATCATATATTCAAAATCAGCGTTTTCAGTCCATTGAAAATGAAATTAGACAACTAAAAGAGCATATTAGTAGAGTTTTACCGCCACAAACGTAG
- a CDS encoding biliverdin-producing heme oxygenase yields the protein MDSAVLHATDINTKDSSQSNIHTFIKKSTDPLHSRVEKQLGAVLFDKNMTQQSYLNILIAMRNSYSIMEHSVSAYGATQQLLVGRSKLEWLKQDIAYLQASQKAPPANSNKHVDLNNIHNVSQAFGMMYVMEGATMGGGHIFKALKKHSWINELEGIRFFYSYGDLRGEKWAQYIQALKQYHNHNPNSADDILLGANTAFSVISQSLGDIN from the coding sequence ATGGATTCAGCTGTATTACACGCCACCGATATAAATACTAAGGATAGCAGTCAAAGTAACATTCATACTTTTATAAAAAAGAGTACCGACCCGCTTCATTCTCGCGTAGAAAAACAACTCGGTGCGGTATTGTTCGATAAAAATATGACGCAGCAATCGTATTTAAACATTTTAATCGCGATGCGTAATAGCTATTCAATAATGGAGCACTCTGTATCAGCTTATGGTGCCACCCAGCAACTGCTTGTTGGCCGCAGTAAGCTTGAATGGTTAAAGCAAGATATTGCTTATTTACAGGCATCCCAAAAAGCCCCACCTGCTAATTCAAACAAGCACGTTGATCTAAATAATATCCATAACGTATCACAAGCATTTGGAATGATGTATGTAATGGAGGGTGCCACTATGGGTGGAGGTCACATATTTAAAGCGCTTAAAAAGCACAGTTGGATAAATGAGCTTGAAGGGATCCGCTTTTTTTATAGTTATGGCGATCTCAGGGGTGAAAAGTGGGCTCAATATATACAAGCACTAAAACAGTATCATAACCATAATCCAAATTCGGCTGATGATATTTTATTGGGAGCGAACACCGCATTTAGCGTAATCTCTCAATCACTTGGAGATATAAATTGA
- a CDS encoding ATP-binding protein: MSNKFEVSLDNCHKEPIHIPGSIQPHGYLLVVDPQTLKVCYFSENILALLNTQKERLLGSHISDVFAANTADIIEKNKAEKDFHAINPLNIEIKGISPDTSIKGAISRNDEYLLIELEFNKKKEHSSFDPMNYLMKQSLHLIADSKELSSSYDTAVKEVRNLTGFDRVMLYQFDHEYNGQVVAEAKKDELNSFLHQHFPESDIPKQARALYLRNPIRLLADVDAEVSPIYPQDKPVDLSTCIIRSVSPIHCQYLRNMGVKASMSISIIIAGKLWGLIACHHYSSHVVPFEARQVAQYMGLMLSYIISLKTQSVEAIQEANATSISAEIAEHMSEEVFFIDGLRKQTPALLSMLNADGVAWRLEKDIESFGDVPANDDINDLFEWIKEHHLEDELLYHNHHLSNEHADFNKFANVASGVLAMPISTNENLFIMWFRKEVIETKNWGGKPEKIIEFLDDGSHRLMPRSSFRLWQENVRNKCTPWKANEISCALKFRNHLINHVIEKSERLKKLNNVLETKVNERTVALKAEILTRQQAELDLEIALRKAEESNKELERFAFVASHDLQEPLRKIQMFGDRLQNSKEQIGERNASYISRMMDSAERMQKLIKGVLSFSRINRKGEDFRRFLAQDIFDDILDDLELIIADKSAVFHIEEVGEIYGDKRQIQRLFQNLILNALKFSHPNQPPIIEIKSVERTDEHIVIAVIDNGIGFNSEFKDRIFNLFERVHSKHAYEGTGLGLAICKKIVERHYGSITAQASINEGAQFYVTLPLREVELTQL; the protein is encoded by the coding sequence TTGAGCAATAAGTTTGAAGTCTCATTAGATAATTGCCATAAAGAACCCATTCATATTCCAGGCTCTATTCAACCGCATGGCTACTTGCTTGTTGTTGACCCTCAAACACTCAAAGTATGCTATTTCAGCGAAAACATTTTAGCACTTTTAAACACACAAAAAGAGCGCTTACTGGGCTCACATATCAGTGATGTGTTTGCAGCAAATACAGCCGACATTATCGAGAAAAATAAAGCTGAAAAAGACTTTCATGCAATTAATCCTCTTAATATTGAGATAAAAGGAATATCGCCCGATACCTCGATTAAAGGCGCTATTTCTCGTAACGATGAATACCTACTTATTGAGCTTGAGTTTAATAAAAAGAAAGAGCACTCAAGTTTCGACCCTATGAATTATTTGATGAAACAATCACTTCATTTGATTGCGGATTCAAAAGAGCTAAGCTCATCATACGACACGGCGGTAAAAGAGGTTCGCAACTTAACCGGCTTTGATCGCGTGATGCTCTATCAGTTTGACCATGAATATAATGGTCAGGTCGTGGCAGAAGCCAAAAAAGATGAGTTAAACTCATTTTTGCACCAACACTTTCCCGAGTCAGATATTCCAAAGCAAGCGCGCGCTTTATATTTGCGTAACCCTATTAGGTTACTTGCCGATGTAGATGCTGAGGTATCCCCTATCTACCCACAAGATAAACCGGTAGATTTAAGCACGTGTATAATAAGAAGTGTATCCCCTATCCATTGCCAATACTTGCGCAACATGGGGGTTAAGGCATCAATGTCCATCAGTATTATTATTGCTGGTAAATTATGGGGACTGATTGCTTGCCACCATTATTCAAGTCATGTTGTTCCATTTGAAGCACGACAAGTTGCACAATATATGGGCTTGATGCTTTCTTATATTATCTCACTGAAAACACAGTCAGTTGAAGCAATTCAAGAGGCCAATGCCACTTCAATCAGTGCAGAAATAGCAGAGCATATGTCTGAAGAGGTCTTTTTTATTGATGGTTTACGCAAACAGACCCCTGCTCTGCTTAGCATGCTAAACGCAGATGGCGTTGCATGGCGACTAGAAAAAGATATTGAAAGTTTTGGTGATGTGCCCGCAAACGATGATATTAATGATTTATTTGAATGGATAAAAGAACACCATCTAGAAGATGAGTTACTTTATCATAATCATCATTTATCTAATGAGCATGCTGACTTTAATAAGTTTGCTAATGTAGCAAGTGGCGTACTAGCTATGCCTATCTCTACGAATGAAAACCTATTCATTATGTGGTTCCGTAAAGAGGTCATTGAAACAAAGAATTGGGGAGGGAAACCCGAAAAAATAATTGAGTTTCTTGATGACGGTAGTCACCGCCTGATGCCTCGCAGCTCGTTCCGTTTATGGCAAGAAAATGTTCGCAATAAGTGCACTCCTTGGAAAGCCAACGAAATCTCTTGCGCGTTGAAGTTTCGCAATCATTTGATTAATCATGTAATCGAAAAGTCAGAGCGACTTAAAAAGCTAAACAACGTGTTAGAAACTAAAGTGAATGAGCGAACCGTCGCTTTAAAAGCGGAAATACTGACCCGACAACAAGCCGAGCTCGACCTTGAAATCGCACTTCGAAAAGCGGAGGAGTCTAACAAAGAGTTAGAACGTTTTGCTTTTGTTGCATCTCATGATTTACAGGAGCCGTTACGTAAAATTCAAATGTTCGGCGATCGTCTACAAAACTCTAAAGAGCAGATTGGAGAAAGAAACGCGTCGTATATCTCACGCATGATGGACTCTGCTGAAAGAATGCAAAAACTCATCAAAGGGGTATTGAGCTTTTCTAGGATCAATCGAAAAGGTGAAGATTTTCGTCGCTTTTTAGCACAAGATATTTTTGATGATATTCTTGATGATCTTGAGCTAATTATAGCTGACAAGTCAGCGGTGTTTCACATCGAAGAGGTGGGTGAGATTTATGGCGACAAACGACAAATCCAGCGTTTGTTTCAAAACTTAATTCTCAATGCACTTAAATTTAGCCATCCAAATCAACCACCCATTATAGAAATTAAGTCAGTTGAGCGAACAGACGAGCATATTGTTATCGCTGTCATTGATAACGGAATCGGCTTCAATAGCGAGTTTAAAGACAGAATATTTAACCTTTTTGAACGGGTTCACTCTAAACATGCCTACGAAGGAACAGGCCTAGGCTTAGCAATTTGTAAGAAAATAGTTGAACGCCACTATGGCTCAATTACAGCACAAGCGAGTATCAATGAAGGTGCGCAATTTTACGTTACTTTGCCGCTAAGAGAAGTAGAGTTAACTCAACTTTAG